ACGACCTCGGCGCTGTACGCGCGTTCGGTGTCCACGGAGGAACGCTGGGTCTGGAATCCGGACGCCGGTGGATCGGTCGCCTTCCTCGTGAGCGGCGTGCTCGTCCTGGTCGCCTACTCCCACGTGGCGAAGGGATGGGATCCCGGCAAGCGGTCCTGGTGGTCGGGCGTCATCAACTTCATCGGCTGCGTGGCGTTCGGCATCTCCGCGGTGGGGGCCTTCATCCTCCCCAGCGGCGACGTCGTCAACGGCTCGATCGCCAACGGCGGCACCTTCATCGGCGCGATCTGCTTCCTGCTCGCGTCGCTGATCGTGCTGCCCGCGTGGGACCGGCCGAACCGCGGCGGCGCACCCGCGCGGATCGCCGACGCAGCCGGGACCGTCGCCTCGTGACGGTCCGGACGATCTCCGCCGCGGTGCCGGCGTCGACGGCTCCGTCCCCCCGGCGCCGGGACAGGCGTTCCGCGCGGGCCTACGACGCCGAGTCCTTCGCCCTCGTCGTCGCCGCCGCGGCGTTCGTGCTGTGCATCCCGGTCGCGACCCTCGTCTTCTGGGGCAGGGACCTTCCGATCTCGGGCCGCGGTTCCCTGGGCGAGTTCATCGCGATCTCCGGCGGGGTGGTGGCCGCGGCGGCCTTCGTGCTCGCCCGGATCGTCAAACGGCGCCTGCGCGGCCGGGGACCTGCCGAACTCAGCCGTTTCCTCTGGTTCGACGTCGCCGCCCTCGCCCTGAGCTACGCCGCCATCGCGTTGCTGTGCTGGCTGGGCATGGCGACCGTGATGGAGCACAGCTTCACCGGCGCCGTGGTGTTCACCTCTCCCGGCGTCGTGATCGCCGCGGCCGCCACGGCCGTGACGGCGTACATCGCGTACTTGAGCGGGGCGGATCTGTCCGCACGGCAGCTGTCGCTGGTGCTGGCGCTGTTCCTGGTGGCAGGCATGCTCACGGCCATGCTCAGCTCGCAGGATCCGCTCTGGTGGCAGATGAACCTGTCGGCGCTCGGGATGACGCACGACGTCTCGGCACTGACCTTCAATCTGACGCTCGTCGTATCCGGGGTGATCGTCACCACGATCGCCCGCACGGGCACGGCGGCGGTGCCCGCCGACACCCCGCAGGAACACCGACGCCGGACGATCGTGCGCACCTTCTTCGTCCTGCTGGGGGTGCTGCTGGCGTGCGTGGGCGTGTTCCCCGTCGACCAGTTCTTCCTGCTGCACAACACGGTGGCCACCGGGATGGCGGTCGCCTTCGGGGTCCTCGCCCTCGCCCTGCCCTGGCTGCTCCCGGCGATGCCGAGGGCGTTCCAGGCGCTCGGCTACATCTACGTGGCCGTGGTCATCGTCCTGACGATCCTGTTCTTCATGGGGGTGTACAACCTCACCGCCGTCGAGCTGATCGCGTCGCTGCTGATCTTCAGCTGGATCATCATCTTCCTGCGCAACGTCCAGGACTTCCCGGCCGGGGCGACGTCGTCGACCGGCTCCGAGGCCGCCTCGTGACACCGGCATCGATGCCGCTGCTCGGGATCGCGCTGGCGATCGTGTCCGCCGCGGCGCTCGCGATCGGCAACCTCCTCCAGGGCCGCGGCGTGCAGGACATGCTGGCGCGGAACGGGCGGGGATCGAAGCCGTTGGGTCTGGTGAGCAGCCGGGTGTGGCTCGCCGGCGCCGTGCTCCTGGGCGTGGCCATCCTCCTGCAGATGGGGAGCCTCGCCTTCGCGCCGCTGATGGTCGTGCAGCCGCTGGGGGTGACCGCGCTCGTCCTCACGACGGTGATCACGGCCGTCATCGCCAAGCGGATGCCGTCGGCCGCCGTCATCCGGGCGATCGTCGTCTGCGTCATCGGCGTCGCGGCGTTCGTCACGATCGCCGCCCTCGTCAGCACCCAGCACGCGATCACCGACGTCCAGCTGATCGCGGTGCTCGTCGTGCTGGGTTGCGTACTCCTCGCGACCGGTATCGTGCTCGTGGCAGGACGGGGTCGTCCTGTGCCTGCGGTGCTCTGGGTGCTCTTGGGCGGCGTCTACTCCGCCTTCGTGGCCACCCTCGGCAAGACCGTGATCCTGCGCATCCAGACCGCGCTCACGGGCCGGGACTTCTCGTTCGACGCCACCAACCTGCTCACCATCGGCTGCATCGTCGGGATCGGTGTGGCCGGCGCCCTCTCGGTCTACTTCGTGCAGCGGGCGCACGCGTCGAACCGTCCGGAGGTGGTCGTCGCGGGGCTCACCGTGGTGGACCCGACGGTCGCGGTGATCCTCGGGATCACGATCCTGGGGGAGGCGAGCACGGCTCCGGCGTGGGCCATGGTCGGATTCGTGGTCGCCGGCGGTGTGGCGATGGCCGGGGTGTTCGCCCTGTCCCGCGCCGAGCGGTCCCCGGCCGAGGAGACGGTCTGATGCTGGCAGTACTGGCCGATCTGCTGACCATCGGCGTCGGCGTCGCCATCAGCCCGATCGCCATCGTCACCGTGATCCTCCTGGCCACGGCCGGCAAGGGGCGCACGACCGGGACGGCGTTCGTCCTCGGCTGCTACGCGTTCGCGGTCCTCTTCCTCACGATCCTCGTGGTCATCGGGCGGGCGGCGCGCACCGACGAGCCGGAATCCGGCGCGCACATCACGGTCGACGTCGTCGAGATCGTCCTGGGCCTGATCCTGCTCGTCCTCGCCGTCCTGCAGTGGCGCAAACGGTCCTCGCATGAACCCCCGGCCTGGATGGCGAAGCTCGACGGCCTCACCGTCGTCAACGCGTTCATCGTCGGCATGCTGATCTCGGGGCCGTTGTCCCCGAAGGACCTCCCCCTCCTCGTCGCGGCGGGGGGACGGATCTCGCAGGCCAGCCTGGCTCTCTGGGAGATCGTCGCCGTCATCCTCATCTTCAGTCTCATCGGCATCGCCGCGATCCTCGTCCCCTGGATCATCAGCGTCATCTCGCCCGGCTCGGTCGAGGCGCGGCTGAGCGGTGTCCGCACCTGGCTGATGGCCAACCACGCCGTGATCATGACCCTGCTGTTCCTCCTGCTCGGCTTCAAGCTCATCGGCGCGGGGGTCGCCGACCTCGCGACGCTCGGCGGCGGTTCGTGATGTCCGAACAGCTGCTCTTCCTCATCGTCCTGGCCGTCGTCATCATCGTGTTCGCGAACACGATCGCCTCGCGGGTCCGGGTCGCAGGTCCCCTCATCCTGGTCGGCATCGGTGTGGTCATCAGTCTGATCCCGGCCGTGCCCGCGCTGGCGGTGGCGCCCGAGCTGATCCTCGTGGGGGTGCTGCCGCCGCTGCTGTTCTCCGCGGCGGTCTCCGCCCCGGCGATCGAGTTCCGCAGGGACCTCAGCGCGATCGGGGGGATGTCGGTCCTCCTCGTCATCCTCAGCTCGCTCGTCCTGGGACTCTTCTTCGCCTGGGCGGTGCCCGGGTTGGGCCTCCCGCTCGGCATCGCGCTGGGCGCGATCCTGAGCCCCACGGACGCGGTGGCCACCTCGATCGTGCGCCGGCTCGGAGTGCCGCGCCGGGTGCTCACCATCCTGGAGGGCGAGAGCCTGCTCAACGACGCCACCGCCCTGGTGACGCTGCGGACCGCGATCGCGGTGACGGCGACGAGCTTCTCCTTCGTCGCGACCCTCGGCGCATTCGTGTGGGCCGTCCTCTCCGCGATCCTCATCGGCGCCCTCGTGGGGATCGTCGCCCTTCGTCTGCGGGTGTGGACCCACAGCCCCACGGCCAACACGGCACTGGGTTTCACGGTGCCGTACCTCGCGTACCTGCCGACCGAGGCCGTGGGCGGCTCCGGGCTGGTCGCCGCCGTCGCCGCGGGCGTGGTGTGCGGGCAGGGAGCGCTGCGCTGGCTGAGCCCCGACCAGCGCATCTCCGACAAACTCAACTGGCGCACCGTCGAGTTCATCCTCGAGGGCGCGGTCTTCCTCATCATGGGACTCGAGCTCTACGGGATCGTGCAGAACAACCTGGCCGCGGACGAGGGTCTGCTGCGGGGAGCGCTCATCGCGGGCGCCGCCTTCGTGATCCTCGTGCTGGTCCGTGCGGCCTACGTCCTGCCCATGCTCGGGCTGCACAACGCCCGCGTGCGCGGGTGGGTGCAGCGCAGGATCGACGGGGACAGCGGCAACCGCCGCGGGCCGCGGAGCTCCCAGCGCCTCGGCCGCATGCGCGCGGACATCGAGTACTACGACGCGTCACCGCTGACCTGGAAGGACAGCACCGTCATCGTCTGGGCGGGGATGCGGGGGGTCGTGACCCTCGCAGCCGCGCAGACGCTGCCCCGGGACACTCCGGAGCGCGACCTGCTGGTGTTCGTGGCCTTCCTCGTCGCCGCCGGCAGCCTCCTCATCCAGGGGCTGAGCCTCCCGCTCGTCACCAAGCTGCTGCGGCTGCCTGCCGGCCGCGCGGGAGGCACCTCGCGGGACGAGGTGCGGATGATCGGCGACGACCTGCGGGTCACGGCCGAGCAGGCGGTCGCCCGCCGGGCCGTGCTGAGGGCGGATCGGACCCCGTTCGCCGATGAGCTGTACCGCGTGCCGACATCCCACTTCTTCAGCGCGCCCGACGAGACGGAGGGAGACGACACCCCCGCATCGCTCGAGTTCGAGCTGGCGGTGGTGATGCTGATGCGGGAGAGGCTGCACGTGCT
The sequence above is a segment of the Microbacterium caowuchunii genome. Coding sequences within it:
- a CDS encoding DMT family transporter, with the protein product MTPASMPLLGIALAIVSAAALAIGNLLQGRGVQDMLARNGRGSKPLGLVSSRVWLAGAVLLGVAILLQMGSLAFAPLMVVQPLGVTALVLTTVITAVIAKRMPSAAVIRAIVVCVIGVAAFVTIAALVSTQHAITDVQLIAVLVVLGCVLLATGIVLVAGRGRPVPAVLWVLLGGVYSAFVATLGKTVILRIQTALTGRDFSFDATNLLTIGCIVGIGVAGALSVYFVQRAHASNRPEVVVAGLTVVDPTVAVILGITILGEASTAPAWAMVGFVVAGGVAMAGVFALSRAERSPAEETV
- a CDS encoding GAP family protein, yielding MLAVLADLLTIGVGVAISPIAIVTVILLATAGKGRTTGTAFVLGCYAFAVLFLTILVVIGRAARTDEPESGAHITVDVVEIVLGLILLVLAVLQWRKRSSHEPPAWMAKLDGLTVVNAFIVGMLISGPLSPKDLPLLVAAGGRISQASLALWEIVAVILIFSLIGIAAILVPWIISVISPGSVEARLSGVRTWLMANHAVIMTLLFLLLGFKLIGAGVADLATLGGGS
- a CDS encoding cation:proton antiporter → MSEQLLFLIVLAVVIIVFANTIASRVRVAGPLILVGIGVVISLIPAVPALAVAPELILVGVLPPLLFSAAVSAPAIEFRRDLSAIGGMSVLLVILSSLVLGLFFAWAVPGLGLPLGIALGAILSPTDAVATSIVRRLGVPRRVLTILEGESLLNDATALVTLRTAIAVTATSFSFVATLGAFVWAVLSAILIGALVGIVALRLRVWTHSPTANTALGFTVPYLAYLPTEAVGGSGLVAAVAAGVVCGQGALRWLSPDQRISDKLNWRTVEFILEGAVFLIMGLELYGIVQNNLAADEGLLRGALIAGAAFVILVLVRAAYVLPMLGLHNARVRGWVQRRIDGDSGNRRGPRSSQRLGRMRADIEYYDASPLTWKDSTVIVWAGMRGVVTLAAAQTLPRDTPERDLLVFVAFLVAAGSLLIQGLSLPLVTKLLRLPAGRAGGTSRDEVRMIGDDLRVTAEQAVARRAVLRADRTPFADELYRVPTSHFFSAPDETEGDDTPASLEFELAVVMLMRERLHVLARSGEFSTGAARHMLDELDAYEISLRLHLDGED